From the Triticum urartu cultivar G1812 chromosome 4, Tu2.1, whole genome shotgun sequence genome, the window ACCAGCGGGCTCCCCAACGGCGAGAGGATCGACGGCTTCCTGTACCAGTACAGCAGAGCTGAGGAGGtgaggattgtgtgtgtgtgccATGGTAGCTTCCTGACTCCGGCGGAGTTTGTGGCGCATGCCGGAGGCGGCGAAGTCGCCCACCCGATGAGGCACATCGTCGTCAACCCCCCGTCGTCTTCGCTCTAGACCGGCGCGCGCGCGCATGCGGGTCGCGCAAGTGCTCCGCGTGTGGCCTCAGCAGCCCTAAGCTTAGCTTGGAACTAGAAATCTCATCGTGAGATTGCATTTTATGTTTTACAGACTGCACATTACAGTACTTACTTATTATCCTGAACTGGAGACATGGTGGGAGATTTGCTCCTACAGACAACTAAATAGCAAACATATGACAGATTGAACATTACTCGTTGTTCTGGTGATCATCACTTGTTTCCTACTGTTATTGTTGTCGTTGTCGTCATTGTCTTAGGACCAAAGGGTCTGCAGCCATGGTCTTGTAGATACAGTGGCAGCTTGTTGGTGGCAACCAGCCTGCTGGAGCAAATTTTATGAACCAGCGACTGGTCAGTTGTTGGTGGCTTCTCAAAGCTACCAGCAACCAGTCACTAGTGATGGAGCACCAGTTTCATGGAGTCAGTGGCGAACCATGTACCTGACACCCTAGAACTGATGCAACATCTTCATCACATCTTCAGAGTCGGTGGCTTTAGAGTACTTTGTTAGCCTGGTCACCATTCATGATGGCTACTGATCTTAGTGGCTGGCTTCTCACATCTCCCAGCAACCAGTCACTTTTGATGGAACCTGTTTCATCTTCAAGTCAGTAGCTTACCATTTACATGACACCCAGTCAGAAGTGAAACATCTTAGTCGCACCTTCTGAGTTGGTAGCTTTCAATAAAGTACATTGTTACTGAGTTGGCTTCAAGGCTTGTTCAGTTTAGAGAGGATTGAGGGGGTTAACCCCTACTAAGTCAAAAAATCCTCCCCCAAACCTCCCAGCAACCAACTTACTCAATCCACTTTCAACCCGACAAGCCCAGCAGGCAGCAGGGCAAGACTGAGACTACCTTGCGCTGCTCAAACCTAGTACTTTTTGTCAGCCAACAGATTTGGTGAAAGTGATGCTCAAACCTAGATAGGTGGATTCACAACGTTATACACCTATGCTTACACCACTCAAAAGTCAAAACACAGGAGAAAACATTCCCGGGACACAGGTAAAGAATAGTGCAGTGATTCTTGCATACTAAGCCACGAGGAGCACTTGCTCAGAGCATGTTTAACATCAGCTAGCAGTGGGTCTGCATACAACCTTGTCATATGCAGAAGGAATTTGCAGATCAAACAGAAGAATACCCCGATGTCCTCCAAATCAAACATCTACATATATAACACAGGAGCAAAAGCGTTTTTAAGTTACCACTACATTTGAGGAGCGACATAGCAGAAAGACACGGCTGAAGCAGCACTACACTTCAGGAAACTTGGGGCCAAAACATGGCTTCATCCTTAGCAAGCGGTGAGCTTGGATATCTATCTCCTCAAGGGGAGCAGGCATACTCTTGCATCTTCTCCCAGCAGGCGGCAGTGAGCTTGGAAATCTCCTCGAGGGGAGCAGGCATACTCCTCTTGCATCTTCTTCTAGCTGGAGGTGAGCTTGGCAATCTCCTCAAGCTGGTACCTTGCTTCAGCAGAGTAGTCGACCGGTGACTCACTCCTCACGGTGATCCTCTGCCTCTTCTCACCCATGTACTCGTTCTGCACCACGCTGACACGGAACAGGTGGGGAATCCAGGTGGCTTCCTTCAGCTTGAGCTGGAACATGTCATCACCCTCCTGCAAACAGAATTTGACAGTCTTAGACACAGATCACAGAGCAAGCAACATATCTGCATTCCAAATGGCAAGGCACGAGTTTTTACCTCTTTCCTGATCCGATCAAGCTCATCTGCGCTGCAGCCAACAATTCTCTCTGCTTGGTCATTGAAAAGAGACAGCCAGGCCTCACCAGTGGGATCAGAGACCTTGATCACCATGATGTACCTGAAGAGCCACGGTGAACAAGACACGTTTAGCATTGGTGTTTCATGGATCGTTAAATGGCAGTAGCATGTGTTTACTGCAACTGAGTAGGACTGTTACCTCAATGAGCACTGCTCATAGTTCTTCTGGCACCCTTCACACCAGAATCCTGATCCGAGCGCCTCAGTCACCTTCTTGTTGCAGGTGGTGCAAGCACGGTACCACATGGTCTGGTCAGGCTTAATGTTGCTTATGTTGGCATACAGGCTGAAGAAAACAGGCTGCAAAACAAATCAGGTCAGATTACTTCAGGCAACTGCCAAGTGTGCACCCATGAATTATTCAGGTTCAGATGCACCATGTACTGTTAACAAACGTTCAATATCTTACCTTGTCCTGGCCCAAGTTAGGGTCACTTGTGATGTGAGACAGAAAAACTCTGTCAGAGTACATTGATCTCAAGCCACCAGCGTTGGATGCACCCATTCCAGCACCAACTGATGCCAAGGTAGTACCCTTGCCTTCAGATTCATACCTATTCAGCAAATAATGTGGTCATGATCTATAACAGAAAAACTTAAGAGCTAATCAAAAGAAGCATGGTTTAGCATCAGGGCCTTACCAAGCTCTAAGCTTCTCAGCCTCAGGCAACTCTGGGTTAATCACAAGTGTGCTTTTGCCTACTGTAGAAACAGACACACCTGGTAGAGAAATTCAGTAACAAGCTGTTAGCACAAATAAAATCAAATTGTTATCCAGAAAAGAATTTGTGGAAGGGTGCCAAGTGCTTACCTTGAAAGTCAGATACTTTCAGGCTCTTCACTGCAATGATAGGTGCAGAGTCAACCATGTCCAAGAGTTCCTCACCAACAGTGGTGGCAAGATCATTCCAAAGAGAAATGGTGACAGTTTTGTTCCTACAATCAAATTAGTTGTACATCAGAACATGCACCACCTTTCAAGCTATCAATATCACATACACCACATGTTCGGATATCAACAAGTAAAGCTGATTCTTACGAGTCATCTGCAACAACAATGTCACGCTTTGGGATTGACTCATTGTCAATCTTTCTTCTGATGCTCAGGGTAGGTGATACACTCTGAACAACACCAATGATATCTACAGATAATAGATGGAACAGAGTAAAATTAGTCACACTGAACACATCAAGTTGCTAATATAGCTCACTGAAATTAAGCAATTCGGCCTCACCTACTAACTCCCTGCCACCAACATATGGCCCCAGCATATCAATCTTGACAAAGTTGTATTGCACTGGTGGAATGAAAGATTCCCCCTCAGCCTCTTCAACAACAGCAGTCTCATTCAGGGTCATCTCATAGTCATTCTGGACTGTCTTGAACTGCTTGTTCGCGATTCTGAGTGAACCCTTGGAGATGTAGTAGACCTTCCCCAACTCAAACACAGGATAGAACTTCTTTGCAGCCTCATTGAACATGGTGGCCTGGATCTGGGTGCCCTGTATTACACAGATCAAGCAAAATCAGCCTACAGTTGCAACTTGGTTCGGCAAATACATCTATGAAAGCGTTTGACATTTGTCAGGGGAACTTACATCCTCGTCAGTGAGCTCTACGTTGAAGACATGGCCTTCTCCACGGGCATTCCTGTATGACCTGAGGTTGCCCTTGCTTGTGACCCGCACCTTGATGACCCAGTTGCCCTGGTAGGGGTTGAGGGAGATCAGAGGATGCACCCGCCTCGTCATGGCCAAGCGAGCAGCGGGAGCAGCACTGCAGACACAGAAGTGACAGAAGTGAGCAGAAATTCTTCACAAATTTCATCAGCAGAACATTACAGCAAGGACGcggctatgcaagaagagcttacTTTCCGCGCTGCTCGCTAACAATCTGGGACGCGGACTTCACGTCGTGCCTTGGCTTCAGCATAATCGTAGCCGGGGCGGCGCCAATGGGCTTGGAGAGACCCGCAGCCTCCTCCTTGGGCTTCATGAGAACCGGTGGCTCTTCTATCTTGACCTCGCTCTTGATCTCGGCGTCAAGAGCCTGGGACACGACCTCGCACTTCGTGATGATCACCATCCTGCCGTACGCCGTACAAAGCGCAGTGTTCAGTGAAGGATGAAACGGATCTGTAAGAACGGCGGGACGAGAGTGGGGATTGTACTTACTTGTCCGTCTTTTGTGGGATGTCGTTGCATGTGTAGTTGAGGATGCGGACGAGGCCGAGGTTCTGGAGCTTGCCGGAGTGGACCTCCGACGCGAAGTGGGTGGAGAGGATCGCCTTGACCTTCGCCTCCCCGTCGCTGGCCATGAAACTGCAAGGCAACAAGAACAGTCCGTCAGGGCCACATCTCATACAGGGGGAAATCGGCGCAAGGAAGAACAGATCTGTGCCGGTACGGGGCAAATGGAGAGATCTAACAGATTCTGAAGACCAAACGAGCGATTCCGCGGTGGGCGCAGAAGGGGCAGATAGATCCGGCGAGACGCTACgcgggaggggggagggggcgatAGAAGGAGGGAGAGCACTCACGTGAAGCGGGAGCCGATGGGTTTGAGGTCGAGGACCTGCACGACGATCTCCGGCACGTCGTCGGGCGACTCCGGCGTGGGGTTGGAGAGGATGAGGGCCACGGCGCTCGGCGTCACCGACTTGGCGTCCATGCCTCTCGTCTCCGGCGGGGTTCGCGTGTCTTCCGGAAGAAGATTTCGTGGGCGGTGGAGGTGGTGGGcgtcggcgtcggcggcggcggagatggcTTGGAGTTGGGAGAGGGGATGGGATCTGCGCGCTGGTTATAAGGTGCTTTTGAGGGGGAAATTGGCGGGCGCGGGCGGGGGCGGGGTTGAGGCTCCTGAGAATTGCCGCGGGTTTCTGCGAACGGCGGGAGGCGCGTGGATAGTTTTCTTTCTTTTGGCTCCGTTTTGGTGGCTCTGGCGGGAGAAATTTGGGGGGAGTTTTCGCGCCAGAAGCGAGCGAGCGAGCGGGGGGTTAGAAGCCGCTAGCGGTGTGGTGGTACCGCTTTCTCGGCCCAACTGGGTCGAGAAGAGGGCTTTGGGGCCCAGCATCCACACGTGATTCCTTTTTTGAATTCGGAAGTGTGTGCGAGACGATTGAGGGGGGAAATACTGTGTGCACCTGGCCGTGGGAAGAGGATATACTGACTTCGGGAGCGGAAACACTTTTTTTACGGTACCGTGAACCTCCGGCGAAACAGATCCCGCAAATGTTTTGCGGGACAAGTTTACGGGATTTGTTCCGCGTCGAAGGGCTTGCGGTACCACAAATTTTACATAGCTTCCTAAATTAGAGGTTTCAACATAGAAAATCGGATGGGATCATAATATAAATTAAATATATGCATATAAATGGTTCAAAAAGCAATTCAGAATACAACGACCGTTTTCATTGCAATAAATGTTCAAATTCGAATAGTTATTACAACACCAAATTGTCTAAATCCCACACAAATACATATGAATAAAAATGGGAATCTATCTCCCCACATAGAGTTGTCAATGATGCTCGATAAGATCATGCTTGAGTTGGTTGTGTGAATCACGATTCCCGATCTTTCGGTAGGTCTTAAGAAATGCAGTGATTTCATCTACGTCTCTGCCAGGTTTCACATGGCTACCAACATTGTCATAATTGTACAAGTCCAAATCCCTCTCATCCTCGACGATCATGTTGTGTACAATTACACAAGCAGTTATGATGTTTCTGATAAAAAAATTATCCCAGAAGCAAGCAGGACCTCGAGCAATGGCCACGAGCTTGCAAGACGCCAAATGCCCTCTCAATATCCTCTTGGCAAGGTTCTTGCTTCGGCAAAAAAATTGTGTTTCTTGATTTGGGTTCACTAATGGTCTTCACGAATGTTGACTAGGAAGGATAAATACCGTCGCTACAATAGTACCCCATGTTATACTCATGGAAATTGATGGTGTAGTTGCAAGTCGGAGCTTTGACACTAGCTAGCTGAGCAAATAGATGAGACTGTTGCAGGACATTGATATCATTAAGAGACCCCGACAAACCAAAAAAACAATTCCAAATCCATAAATCATGTGAAGCCACGGCTTCAAGCACAATGGTGGGTTTTCGTTTGTGGCTTGTGTATTGCCCTGCCCAAGCCACCTGGTAGTTCTTCTGCctccaatgcatgcaatcaatACTATCTAGCATGCCCGACCATCCCCTTTCTCCGTTCATTGCCATGTTTCTTTTTGTGTCTTCTTCGTTTGGAGCATGAAGGTACTCCGGGACACAAACCCGGATCATCGTCTTGGCAAAGACACAGACGCATTTGATGGTGGTATATTCTCCAGTGCGAAGATATTCATCCGCGTAGTCGATGGGAACACCATATGCAATCACTCATCATCGCCGATATTTTTTGATATGCACTAAAGCCAATCAAAACGGTGGCATTCCTATGCCGAGTGAAGAAACAGCAATTTTGCTAGCAAGCTTCAACGATGTGGAGGAAAAGTGACATACGCATTCGATGTCGCCTATGAAAGAGGTGAGATGAATATGTCGGTACCTCGGTGAAGTAGTCCTTCATGGGCATCTTGTCGCTGAGACCTTGGTTGTGGGGAATGCATAGCGGCCAACCATGGATCGGCACCGCTTTTTCTTCGACCCTGCCTCAAATTCCTCCACGAGGTGCAACAACACTAGGTTGTCAACATCGTCGTCGAGGATCATCTCTTCCGTGTCTGAATCATCGGTCAAAGATGACAAGGACGAACTCCAACCCATCTACAAAATGCACACGATATGCCCATGAATTTCACCTGAACCTACTCCGGGCCAAATCGAGCAGAAACACGTGGGTGTTGGACATATCTCGCCCGACACCGACTGAAGCAAAGCCACGCCGCCCCTTTCTTCTCCCCCACAGGCCAAAGCAAAGCCGCGTCGTGCCGCCCTTTCTTCTCCCCTCCGGCAGAAGCAAAGTCGCGCTGCCCCCTTCCTCCAATGCGCGCGGGCGAGCCCCACTGATTACGAGGCTCATCGGCGCCAGAACCAACTGGATCCACATGCTACAAGGCCACGTGCCAAGCCTCGAGGCAGATCCATGGCGCCGGCCGTGAGCCTAGACACAAATGGGCACCCCTACGCTAAAACTTGGTGGAATGGACGCGGTGTGGGGTGGCGGAGCTTTCGGGCGGTGCGGGGGCAGCAAGAACGGGTCGGGATGTGCGGCGACGGGTAGTGGAGGCGTGAATGGAAGCGGTCGGAAATGCGTTCGTGGCAAAGGAAAGGGGAGGCCGCAAAATCAAGTGAAATCCCATAGATATCAAGGGAATGAGCTCGTGGATTCCGGATCCCACAAAAAAAATCCGGACAGCCGATACTGAGGGATCTATTCGGGCTAGGCGAACCCCTCTGACCCGCAAACCGGCGGTTATTTTGCCAGATGGCCTGgttgagggatctgctagagatgttgttagggcatctccaaggCGGACCCTCTAACCTCCACTATATATCCGGACCACAGTGTTTGAACCACTTTTGTCATCCAATGGGGACCTGCATATGTCAATTTAGCAACCCAGATGTACGGATTCCAGTATCCAAGAGACAAACAGGGGGAGGGGTGCCGGAGTCTAGACATGCACTTGACCAATCACTTGCATGGTCCCCCTCTTATCTCTCTCCTCCCAAGAGCACATGCATAGTCCCATCTTCCCTCTCTCCTCCCAACCGGACACAAACTCACAAATATCCCCACCACATGCATGGCCCCACATACCTTTTCTCCTCCCAATTGGATACTTTGTAATTAGCATTGGATGGCTCACTCCCGGATCATGTCGCAGACCATGTTCGTACACAAAATTAGACATATACTGGAGAGATTAATGGGCCAGCCTTGAAGATGCCCTTGGTCCATCAAAGTCAGAAAAAAATTAAACTCATATATTAGCTTCGGATTCAAATCAGTCCACGATAGCAAAATCAACCATGCTAGCAGCACATGTGGCATCCGTGAGAAGTCGAAAGGGCTTTTGAATAAAACTAGGTTGCAAACCTTTTGCATATACCACCATGgattccctctctctctctcttggtCTATTATAACGATTCGATCGCTTGCATCCTCCTTTGGGCCGACCAAATGCTACTATGTGACcgggtagttacaaaggtaggtttcgggcttgtccagacccatgctgcgagacatggtcgagcaagatgggatttcgcccctccgatcaggagagatatactatGGGCCCCTCATGTGATCCGACcaagataagcatggccatgcgacaaggattatgagataatccggttagtggttggcatcactggaacgagaaagaggttaggctagcacaaggatgacagactcgccttgagcctgATAACGTACATCGTATGGCAAAGGGGAGTGTGACATGTTGTACATGTTCACCAACTGGCCTCATTGTGAACTTGGTGATTGACAccccttgctagaggccgctaccaaccgaGCAGGTCAGAAGTAATCCGATCTGCGAGCAAGCTGACTTGAACCGAAGGGCTCGCatgcttaagggaaggaacctgtGTGGCTGGATATGACTCCACGATTGATATATGATCTTACTCCGACACAGATCCAGACCAAACAGACTTTGGGCTTTAGGATTCATGCGAGGCACAGGTGTTGATGAGCGCGCGATGCTGATATATAGTGGAGGTGCGACACACTCATTCGGTTGATCGCTTCGGTGCCGTCACTAGGGTTTTGCATGTGTTGCAACTTGCAACTAGccacctccactcgccgctggTTGTGTAATCAGACCTAGCAGTCCGTGATGGCTCATGTTCGCGTCagtatttccccgaagaggaagggatgatgcagcacagcttcggtaggtatttccctcagtgatgaaaccaaggttatcgaaccagtaggagaaccaagcaacactatgtaaatgatacctgcacacaaagaacaaatacttgcaaccagacgcgtaagaggggttgtcaatccctctcgGGTTAAGGATAGATTGATTTGTAGTAGactggataaatagatctcgcaaaaacacgaaataaaataaataacaaaaaattgcagcaaggtattttttgggtttttggaataatagatctgaaagaAAAAGCAAATAAAAAAAGATCTCGAAGCAAATATGGTAAATAATAGatccgggggccgtagatttcactagtggcttctctcgagaaaaatagcatacggtgggtaaacaaattactgttgggcaattgatagaacttcaaataaccAGGACAATATCCagacaatgatcattatataggcatcacgtccaagattagtagatcgactcttgcctgcatctactactattactctccACATTGACtattatccag encodes:
- the LOC125552476 gene encoding replication protein A 70 kDa DNA-binding subunit B-like is translated as MDAKSVTPSAVALILSNPTPESPDDVPEIVVQVLDLKPIGSRFTFMASDGEAKVKAILSTHFASEVHSGKLQNLGLVRILNYTCNDIPQKTDKMVIITKCEVVSQALDAEIKSEVKIEEPPVLMKPKEEAAGLSKPIGAAPATIMLKPRHDVKSASQIVSEQRGNAAPAARLAMTRRVHPLISLNPYQGNWVIKVRVTSKGNLRSYRNARGEGHVFNVELTDEDGTQIQATMFNEAAKKFYPVFELGKVYYISKGSLRIANKQFKTVQNDYEMTLNETAVVEEAEGESFIPPVQYNFVKIDMLGPYVGGRELVDIIGVVQSVSPTLSIRRKIDNESIPKRDIVVADDSNKTVTISLWNDLATTVGEELLDMVDSAPIIAVKSLKVSDFQGVSVSTVGKSTLVINPELPEAEKLRAWYESEGKGTTLASVGAGMGASNAGGLRSMYSDRVFLSHITSDPNLGQDKPVFFSLYANISNIKPDQTMWYRACTTCNKKVTEALGSGFWCEGCQKNYEQCSLRYIMVIKVSDPTGEAWLSLFNDQAERIVGCSADELDRIRKEEGDDMFQLKLKEATWIPHLFRVSVVQNEYMGEKRQRITVRSESPVDYSAEARYQLEEIAKLTSS